One segment of Danio aesculapii chromosome 3, fDanAes4.1, whole genome shotgun sequence DNA contains the following:
- the LOC130220608 gene encoding Ig kappa chain V region BS-5: MTLIVIFISMLAVFHQECRGQVTVTQTPLITAQPGQDVRISCKASRPVHLNDHVAWYLRKPGEAPKILMYRATHRFSGVPSKVTGSGHGADFTLTISGVQPEDAGLYICQSDHTGAIDTR; encoded by the exons ATGACTCTCATCGTCATTTTCATATCAATGCTTGCAGTATTCCATCAAG AATGCAGAGGTCAAGTGACCGTCACTCAGACTCCACTAATAACAGCACAACCAGGACAAGATGTCAGAATAAGCTGCAAAGCCAGCAGGCCGGTGCATCTTAATGACCACGTGGCTTGGTACCTCAGGAAACCTGGAGAAGCTCCTAAAATACTCATGTACCGCGCCACACATCGCTTCAGTGGAGTGCCATCTAAAGTGACAGGAAGTGGACACGGAGCCGACTTCACTCTGACCATCAGTGGAGTCCAGCCTGAAGATGCAGGACTTTACATCTGTCAGAGCGACCACACTGGAGCGATAGACACACGCTGA
- the LOC130221741 gene encoding stonustoxin subunit beta-like: protein MSFPAELSDGAAVSSGVENGGPQRYACELTLDPNTVNNALVLSEGNRKVTGVGESQSYPDHPDRFDNWNDQVLCKESLTGQCYWEAQWSGHVYIAVSYKSIKRKGGVHPCWFGQNKKSWSLECSDHSFTVWHDNNPISISVPSDSSKTVGVFVDESIGSLSFYSVSATHELTHLHTFNTIFTDTLYAGFTAHAGSSVTLCHV, encoded by the exons ATGTCTTTTCCTGCTGAGTTAAGTGATGGAGCTGCTGTGAGCTCTGG TGTGGAAAATGGAGGACCACAGAGAT acGCCTGTGaactcacactggatccaaacacagtaAATAACGCCCTCGTTTTGTCTGAGGGGAACAGAAAGGTGACTGGTGTGGGAGAGAGTCAGTcttatcctgatcatccagacagatttgataaCTGGAATGATCAGGTTCTGTGTAAAGAGAGTCTGACTGGCCAGTGTTACTGGGAGGCTCAATGGAGCGGACATGTTTATATAGCAGTGTCCTATAAAAGCATCAAGAGGAAAGGAGGAGTTCACCCCTGTTGGTTTGGGCAGAATAAGAAGTCCTGGAGTCTTGAGTGCAGTGATCACTCATTCACTGTCTGGCACGATAATAATCCTATATCCATCTCTGTTCCTTCAGACTCCAGCAAGACagtaggagtgtttgtggatgagTCCATCGGCTCTCTGTCCTTTTACAGTGTCTCAGCCACACATGaactcacacacttacacacattcaaCACCATATTCACTGACACACTTTATGCTGGATTTACAGCACATGCAGGCTCTTCAGTGACTCTGTGTCACGTTtaa
- the LOC130221736 gene encoding stonustoxin subunit beta-like, with protein sequence MNNSMALPPEFTDGAVRSVSGKRLKMAAVDTQRAASPGLDCVSIGSSNSMPLPPEFSDGYLVRSDSGVNCGEEPRVASKLQKYACDLTLDPNTANTLLVLSEGNKKVTSVRRRQSYPDHPDRFDGYLQVVSKESLTGRCYWEAQWSGPYAEISVCYKGIKRKGWSYDCWFGHNNKSWSLRCSNHSFTVWHNDKAKVISLSPDSSRTVGVFVDESSGSLSFYSVSDTHKLKRLHTFHTTFTDTLYAGFIVSPNSSVSLRPIKYTRKNKKNTRTHSCFIHIKTHPVHTRTVTQTHRPNRLASTHKHNAYTYTHQQTHMHRHTLRTTHSHSTYTNPTPHAHTVTHLFTHLLSVATLCCCSFLALLYLLFKLNT encoded by the exons ATGAATAACTCCATGGCTTTGCCTCCTGAATTCACTGATGGAGCTGTGAGGTCTGTCTCTGG taagagATTAAAAATGGCTGCTGTTGACACTCAGAGAGCTGCATCTCCAGGATTGGACTGTGTGTCTATAGGGAGTAGCAACTCCATGCCTTTGCCTCCAGAATTCAGTGATGGATATCTTGTGAGGTCTGACTCTGG TGTGAATTGTGGAGAAGAGCCCAGGGTTGCATCAAAACtacaaaaat acGCCTGTgacctcacactggatccaaacacagcaaacACTCTACTTGTTCTGTCTGAGGGGAACAAAAAGGTGACGAGTGTGAGACGGAGACAGTcttatcctgatcatccagacagatttgatgggTATCTTCAGGTTGTGAGTAAAGAGAGTCTgactggacgctgttactgggaggctCAATGGAGCGGACCATATGCTGAAATATCAGTGTGTTATAAAGGAATCAAGAGGAAAGGATGGAGTTATGACTGTTGGTTTGGACACAATAATAAGTCCTGGAGTCTGAGATGCTCTAATCACTCATTTACGGTCTGGCACAATGATAAAGccaaagtcatctctcttagtcCAGACTCCAGCAGGACAGTAGGAGTGTTTGTAGACGAGTCGAGCGGCTCTCTGTCCTTCTACAGCGTCTctgacacacacaaactcaaacgcTTACACACGTTCCACACCACATTCACTGACACACTATACGCTGGATTTATTGTTTCCCCAAATTCTTCAGTTTCCCTGCGTCCCATTAAATATACACGCAAAAACAAGaagaacacacgcacacactcatgctTCATCCACATAAAGACACACCCTGTGCACACACGTACAGTTACACAGACACACAGGCCAAACAGACTTGCaagcacacataaacacaacgcgtacacatacacacaccaacaaacacacatgcacagacacacacttcgCACCACACACTCGCACTCCACATACACAAATCCAacaccacatgcacacacagtcaCTCACTTGTTTACACACTTGCTTTCTGTTGCTACCTTGTGCTGCTGCTCCTTCCTTGCTTTATTATATCTACTCTTTAAACTCAACACTTGA